From Micromonospora nigra, one genomic window encodes:
- a CDS encoding helix-turn-helix domain-containing protein, producing MTDDMGSTVPRRQLGRALRDLRTEAGVTLDAAAEALECSRQKVWRIESGLGSVRAVDVRAMCQLYDTNPELTRALAALASETRARGWWHAYGDAIPEWFELYVGLESAASRLRFYKNSLVPGILQNRDYARGIYRIDQPDMSDDDRERAVELRLQRQSLLTRRLPQAPQVQVVLCESVLLRPVGDTGTMAGQLGHLLAMARLPNVSIRVLPLAAGPHHGAVGGEFVLLGFPPGNRSTPEPPVVYSESWTGSLYLDRPAEVAAYEKVWSGLLSLALDEEQSKHLINKIIGEVHHG from the coding sequence GTGACCGATGACATGGGGTCGACGGTGCCCCGACGCCAGCTCGGCAGGGCCCTGCGTGACCTGCGCACCGAGGCGGGGGTGACCCTCGACGCCGCCGCCGAGGCGCTGGAGTGCAGCCGGCAGAAGGTGTGGCGGATCGAAAGCGGGCTCGGCTCGGTGCGCGCGGTGGACGTCCGCGCAATGTGCCAGCTCTACGACACGAATCCGGAGTTGACGCGAGCGTTGGCCGCCCTGGCGAGCGAGACCAGGGCGAGGGGGTGGTGGCACGCCTACGGCGACGCCATCCCGGAGTGGTTCGAGCTGTACGTCGGCCTCGAATCCGCCGCGTCGAGACTCCGCTTCTACAAGAACAGCCTCGTGCCGGGCATCCTTCAGAACCGCGACTACGCCCGGGGCATCTACCGCATCGATCAGCCCGACATGAGCGACGACGACCGGGAGCGCGCGGTCGAGCTTCGCCTGCAACGACAGTCCCTGCTGACCCGCCGCCTGCCGCAGGCCCCGCAGGTGCAGGTGGTGCTCTGCGAGTCGGTGCTCCTCAGGCCAGTCGGCGACACCGGAACCATGGCCGGGCAACTGGGCCACCTCCTGGCGATGGCCCGCCTGCCGAACGTGTCGATCCGGGTCCTGCCCCTCGCCGCAGGCCCTCACCACGGCGCGGTCGGGGGCGAGTTCGTTCTTCTGGGCTTCCCACCCGGCAACCGCAGCACCCCCGAGCCACCCGTCGTCTACAGCGAGTCGTGGACGGGCTCGCTGTACCTCGACAGGCCCGCCGAGGTGGCCGCCTACGAGAAAGTCTGGTCGGGGCTGCTCTCACTCGCCCTTGATGAGGAACAATCGAAGCATCTGATCAACAAGATCATCGGGGAGGTCCACCATGGTTGA
- a CDS encoding 7-cyano-7-deazaguanine synthase: protein MGGTAVKTGRYAYHYTTDGRVRFSSSHQPLDDRLFRARGSAIERNLSPAPPPPDWAQDLLRIAKAVYLADKLSGRELAPDRWTRTIELSVQVIDPDRWHHAAPTLTALLEILTADRWSIRFHSGAARHPGVQGRLLDDARVEEVSLFSGGLDSTAYAAERVQQAGGPLLLVSYYDPTLKRRQEQILDHLRRLRSRPVEHRAVLLQSRANGVRLDRSSRSRGLLFLATAVFAAAAHRARQVAVPENGQLAVNPPLTAARVAACSTRSVHPRTLDLVNDLINSAEGDVRVENPLLPATKGEVCRRARDLGLPLAALMVTVSCGQSPCKFGGASRPHHCGHCYPCLIRQSGLLAGVGHDDTPYETDVWALPTTDRKAQHLRALRAWLAASFGVRDLTTDLPLPPQTDTASLLRTLVRGREELRNLFARHGGQSPGSSPSL from the coding sequence ATGGGAGGCACAGCCGTGAAGACGGGCCGGTACGCCTACCACTACACGACCGACGGCAGGGTGCGGTTCTCATCCTCTCACCAGCCGCTCGATGATCGACTCTTCCGGGCCAGGGGCAGTGCCATCGAACGCAATCTGTCGCCCGCGCCGCCGCCGCCGGATTGGGCCCAGGACCTTCTCCGCATCGCGAAGGCCGTGTATCTGGCCGACAAGCTCTCCGGGCGCGAACTCGCACCGGACCGATGGACCCGGACCATCGAGTTGTCCGTGCAGGTGATCGATCCGGACCGGTGGCATCACGCCGCGCCGACGCTCACCGCCCTGTTGGAGATACTCACGGCCGATCGATGGAGCATCCGTTTCCACAGCGGCGCGGCCAGGCACCCGGGCGTGCAGGGGCGGCTGCTGGACGACGCTCGGGTCGAGGAGGTGTCGCTCTTCTCCGGAGGTCTCGACTCCACTGCCTATGCGGCGGAACGGGTCCAGCAGGCCGGGGGTCCGCTGCTGCTGGTGTCCTACTACGACCCAACGCTCAAACGCCGCCAGGAGCAGATCCTCGACCACCTACGTCGCCTGAGGTCCCGTCCTGTCGAGCACCGGGCGGTGCTGTTGCAGTCACGGGCCAACGGCGTACGACTCGATCGGAGTTCACGGTCCCGCGGGCTGTTGTTCCTTGCCACTGCGGTCTTCGCTGCCGCCGCCCATCGGGCCCGACAGGTTGCCGTACCCGAGAACGGGCAGTTGGCGGTGAATCCTCCGCTCACCGCCGCTCGGGTGGCCGCCTGCTCCACGCGGTCCGTCCATCCGCGCACCCTGGATCTGGTCAACGACCTCATCAACTCCGCCGAAGGCGATGTCCGGGTGGAGAATCCGCTGTTACCCGCCACCAAGGGTGAGGTCTGTCGTCGGGCCAGAGATCTCGGCCTGCCGCTCGCGGCCCTGATGGTGACGGTGAGCTGCGGCCAGTCCCCCTGCAAGTTCGGCGGTGCCAGCAGACCGCACCACTGTGGGCACTGCTACCCCTGCCTGATCCGGCAGTCCGGCCTGCTGGCAGGCGTCGGGCACGACGACACACCGTACGAGACGGATGTCTGGGCCCTGCCGACCACCGACAGGAAGGCGCAGCACCTTCGCGCCCTTCGCGCGTGGCTGGCTGCGAGCTTCGGCGTCCGGGACCTGACCACGGATCTGCCCCTCCCGCCGCAGACGGACACGGCGAGCCTGCTGCGGACCCTCGTGCGGGGGCGGGAGGAGTTGCGAAACCTCTTCGCCCGGCACGGCGGGCAGTCCCCCGGCTCGTCGCCGTCGCTCTGA
- a CDS encoding phage resistance protein, with translation MTLLRDLIDIPTSVGEGDFVVKAAEGADLKRYVVTDQLKENFTSALQRIGHAVTTGRSQAMFLHGSFGSGKSHFMAVLREILAHNPQARQISGLEGPVVAADAWLPQRTFLTLTLHMLDARSVEQAILEGYLRQITARHPDAPVPAVHRSDALLVNAADLRATLGDDAFFAKLRGGGAGPGAGGGGLAALRARAEGWTPQRYADAAAQPPGTKDRDALVSALTETFFSGAVHSAEYLDLDTGLAVITRHAKALGYDAIVLFLDELILWLSGRIADHTFVNTEGAKLNKLVESADAARPLPLVSFVARQRNLEEFLGPQVGGTEREALAHVMRSVQGRFGEIVLADTNLPEITENRLLKPNDAAARNVIDNAFAAVRHNREVWDILLLGAQYGDAGIGSDATAFRQLYPFSPALVATLVALSQALQRERTALKVMTELLVDRRDSLRVNDLIGVAALFDPLVLHGELPDRPKLRQQFEAARSLYLRKLRPILLTLNGVDEEKAASHTQFHLDDKLVKTVLLGALVPEVPALHNLTAAKLHALNFGSIAAPIPGYENTMVLNRLRKIEQDAGELHLTDDHDPVVSLKLHTVDFDKLLDLVPLGETSAGVRQQLLRELISAEMGLAGSEGSHGELQQPRDWRGRRHVVQVKFGNVRDPDTMPVAALIAPGESWRIVVDYPFDPQDYPRSADRARIEELPRGSHTVFWLPLYLTDDMMGRVAQLAKINYLLGVGGAGERLNTLAADWPKADRQQGRVYLLQRQTQLRDGLITALKQAYGAANPQPSEVHDDTVGVLHTLADGLRIGDPRGGTLADAFRNLTGELLEWSYPGTPALPVDEKPLTRADLAKVFEYAGKAAADPTHGVSVASPADQKILRRICNPLQLGELVDHRYVLDISTCFWSRHLLQEAARQDYRDHFPVHVLRKLLDVPKARGFDRDLQNLIISVFALEQQLSWYDNGGKITVAAVNGVEDRFELRHPPMPDDDTWKAAVRFGQPFFGEVLPLFRNPANLGTLASTMRKVARAYADVAGQLVTHLERHADLLGLDTAATTGRLATARRVAHLLTQVAHEQDDVVLVAVVAGGDQHLGGLDGHAASGVYKQAQKLITALTTTQWPLVAALVTLADNDDRARRTVEQLRGAARDEQHGSDLVTALQQAVGAAAALLAQSKPTVDPEPAVDTGPTAGATPSDGQQANPEPPQVATSFVIPGPRPAADPMTGVTTSGTVVVTDDDELNRLTEQLRAEITAGRRVEVTWRAQRQELRR, from the coding sequence GTGACGCTGCTGCGCGACCTGATCGACATCCCGACGTCGGTCGGTGAGGGCGACTTCGTGGTGAAGGCGGCCGAAGGTGCCGACCTGAAACGCTACGTCGTCACCGACCAGCTCAAGGAGAACTTCACCAGCGCGTTGCAGCGGATCGGCCACGCCGTCACCACCGGCCGGTCGCAGGCGATGTTCCTGCACGGCTCGTTCGGCTCCGGCAAGTCGCACTTCATGGCCGTGCTGCGGGAGATCCTGGCGCACAACCCGCAGGCCCGGCAGATCAGCGGATTGGAAGGACCCGTCGTCGCCGCCGACGCGTGGCTGCCGCAGCGGACGTTCCTCACCCTCACCCTGCACATGCTCGACGCGCGTTCCGTGGAGCAGGCGATCCTGGAGGGCTACCTGCGCCAGATCACCGCCCGGCACCCGGACGCGCCCGTCCCCGCCGTGCACCGTTCCGACGCGCTGCTGGTCAACGCGGCCGACCTGCGCGCGACGCTGGGCGACGACGCGTTCTTCGCCAAGCTGCGCGGCGGCGGCGCGGGACCCGGGGCCGGTGGCGGCGGGCTGGCCGCGCTGCGTGCCCGCGCCGAGGGCTGGACCCCCCAGCGGTACGCCGACGCCGCCGCCCAACCGCCCGGCACGAAAGACCGCGACGCCCTGGTCAGCGCCCTCACCGAGACCTTCTTCAGCGGCGCGGTGCACAGCGCCGAATACCTCGACCTGGACACGGGCCTCGCCGTCATCACCCGGCACGCCAAGGCCCTCGGCTACGACGCCATCGTGCTCTTCCTCGACGAGCTGATCCTGTGGCTGTCCGGGCGGATCGCCGACCACACCTTCGTCAACACCGAAGGTGCCAAGCTCAACAAGCTTGTCGAGTCGGCCGACGCCGCGCGTCCGCTGCCACTGGTCTCGTTCGTCGCCCGCCAGCGCAACCTGGAGGAGTTCCTCGGCCCGCAGGTCGGCGGCACCGAGCGGGAGGCGCTCGCGCACGTCATGCGCAGCGTGCAGGGCCGGTTCGGCGAGATCGTCCTCGCCGACACGAACCTGCCCGAGATCACCGAGAACCGGCTGCTCAAACCGAACGACGCCGCCGCCCGCAACGTCATCGACAACGCCTTCGCCGCCGTGCGGCACAACCGCGAGGTGTGGGACATCCTGCTGCTGGGCGCCCAGTACGGCGACGCCGGCATCGGCTCCGACGCGACCGCGTTCCGGCAGCTCTACCCCTTCTCGCCCGCCCTCGTGGCGACGCTGGTCGCGCTGTCCCAGGCGCTGCAACGGGAACGGACCGCGCTGAAGGTGATGACGGAGCTGCTGGTCGACCGGCGCGACAGCCTGCGGGTCAACGACCTGATCGGGGTCGCCGCCCTGTTCGACCCGCTGGTGCTGCACGGGGAACTGCCCGACCGGCCGAAGCTGCGGCAGCAGTTCGAGGCGGCCCGGTCGCTCTACCTGCGCAAGCTGCGTCCGATCCTGCTGACCCTCAACGGCGTCGACGAGGAGAAAGCCGCCTCCCACACCCAGTTCCACCTCGACGACAAGCTGGTCAAGACGGTGCTGCTCGGCGCGCTGGTGCCCGAGGTGCCGGCCCTGCACAACCTGACGGCGGCGAAGCTGCACGCCCTGAACTTCGGCTCGATCGCCGCGCCGATCCCCGGCTACGAGAACACCATGGTGCTCAACCGGCTGCGCAAGATCGAGCAGGACGCCGGTGAGCTGCACCTGACCGACGACCACGATCCCGTCGTCTCGCTGAAACTGCACACCGTCGACTTCGACAAGCTGCTCGACCTGGTGCCGCTCGGCGAGACCTCCGCCGGCGTACGGCAGCAGTTGCTGCGCGAACTGATCAGCGCGGAGATGGGGCTCGCCGGCAGCGAGGGCAGCCACGGCGAGCTTCAGCAGCCCCGCGACTGGCGGGGCCGGCGACACGTCGTGCAGGTCAAGTTCGGCAACGTCCGCGACCCCGACACCATGCCGGTCGCCGCGCTGATCGCTCCCGGCGAGTCGTGGCGGATCGTCGTCGACTATCCGTTCGACCCGCAGGACTACCCGCGCAGCGCCGACCGGGCCCGCATCGAGGAGCTGCCCCGGGGCTCACACACCGTCTTCTGGCTGCCGCTCTATCTGACCGACGACATGATGGGCCGGGTCGCCCAGCTCGCGAAGATCAACTATCTGCTCGGGGTCGGCGGTGCCGGGGAGCGGTTGAACACCCTCGCCGCCGACTGGCCCAAGGCCGACCGGCAGCAGGGGCGGGTCTATCTGCTGCAACGGCAGACCCAGCTCCGCGACGGCCTGATCACCGCCCTCAAGCAGGCGTACGGGGCGGCGAACCCGCAGCCCTCCGAGGTGCACGACGACACCGTCGGGGTGCTGCACACCCTGGCCGACGGGCTGCGCATCGGCGACCCGCGCGGCGGCACCCTGGCCGACGCCTTCCGCAACCTCACCGGGGAACTGCTGGAATGGTCGTACCCGGGCACCCCGGCCCTGCCCGTCGACGAGAAGCCGCTCACCCGGGCGGACCTGGCGAAGGTGTTCGAGTACGCGGGCAAAGCCGCCGCCGACCCGACCCACGGCGTCTCCGTCGCCTCCCCGGCCGACCAGAAGATCCTCCGCCGCATCTGCAACCCGCTCCAGCTCGGCGAACTCGTCGACCACCGGTACGTGCTCGACATCAGCACCTGCTTCTGGAGCCGACACCTGCTCCAGGAGGCGGCCAGGCAGGACTACCGCGACCACTTCCCGGTGCACGTGCTGCGCAAGCTGCTCGACGTGCCCAAGGCCCGCGGCTTCGACCGCGACCTGCAGAACCTGATCATCTCGGTCTTCGCCCTCGAACAGCAGCTCAGCTGGTACGACAACGGCGGGAAGATCACCGTTGCCGCCGTCAACGGGGTGGAGGACCGCTTCGAGCTGCGTCACCCCCCGATGCCCGACGACGACACCTGGAAAGCCGCCGTCCGGTTCGGGCAGCCGTTCTTCGGCGAGGTGCTGCCACTGTTCCGCAACCCCGCGAACCTCGGCACCCTCGCCAGCACCATGCGGAAGGTGGCCAGGGCGTACGCCGACGTCGCCGGGCAGCTCGTCACGCACCTCGAAAGGCACGCCGACCTCCTGGGACTGGACACGGCGGCCACCACCGGCCGGCTCGCCACCGCCCGACGGGTCGCCCACCTGCTCACCCAGGTCGCCCACGAGCAGGACGACGTGGTGCTCGTCGCCGTGGTCGCCGGGGGCGACCAGCACCTCGGCGGGCTCGACGGGCACGCCGCCAGTGGCGTCTACAAGCAGGCGCAGAAGCTGATCACCGCACTCACCACCACCCAGTGGCCGCTGGTCGCCGCGCTCGTCACCCTGGCCGACAACGACGACCGTGCCCGGCGTACGGTCGAGCAACTGCGCGGCGCGGCCCGCGACGAGCAGCACGGCTCGGACCTGGTCACGGCGCTCCAGCAGGCCGTCGGTGCCGCCGCCGCCCTGCTCGCGCAGAGCAAACCCACCGTCGACCCGGAACCGGCCGTCGACACCGGCCCGACGGCCGGCGCGACGCCGTCGGACGGGCAGCAGGCGAATCCCGAGCCGCCGCAGGTCGCCACCTCGTTCGTCATCCCCGGTCCGCGCCCTGCCGCCGACCCGATGACCGGGGTGACCACGAGCGGGACGGTGGTGGTCACCGACGACGACGAGCTGAACCGGCTGACCGAGCAGCTCCGGGCCGAGATCACCGCCGGCCGGCGGGTCGAGGTGACCTGGCGGGCGCAGCGGCAGGAGCTGCGCCGGTGA
- the pglZ gene encoding BREX-2 system phosphatase PglZ: protein MSITRVAVRPAAVRRKVEAWLAERDDANAIVLLARPEWTDEPVLTIDDTQVRVVPCPTPIAARAALADRAAHEKLVLLTDLTDTELGDGLLAHVSLQTGRSVDPWDLVGQAFGGQVQPDSTLVRTGRWVADALTELAPTAGWPPPAGTILTRDHALRHLAGAVLGLDPDELDGAGLLHWSTDAPTQLRFGELPADWAEGIADFLVEVAGPVAVPVLAAVRAGHGTDAIPLGLLAGVLWPRSSAQTPDVEIAVARTRLEPRFGGTRLTDCQANLFLEAAEAWIYRALDGDDAVRHDAHRMLRRAEEIAAEIDVTERLVASTLLPVGFTQRMRAFGAAVRLALPGSAAGTPPPDLIGNAQDRLAEVEAHRSADRSRVETARMAVRLLRWLAIGDGRGPATMLAAVHRQVRDDGWVDRARLDVFAGDVDQQVAQAYRALHAAVDTRRAEHDREFAELLQDMTGAEREPGTLFRVEDVLDRVVRPILDNGRRILLLLLDGMSAAAGIEIADSLGRSGAWTELTPGGGPRTGVLAALPTITVVNRCSLFSGRIAVGDRAAELRAFTGQFPGSVLLHKADLRTPAGLAVDPEVAGAIDDPAVPMVAAVINTIDDALDRSDPGTIEWSTDTVNGLRDLLAVAQDRVVVLVSDHGHVVDRGSEAVLLSSDSGENRWRPATTAPRDGELLYAGTRVALGNGRVILPWREELRYGPRKAGYHGGATPAEVVIPLLVFAAQDEHAVPGWAGAPVPSPEWWREPIRQTTSGGSTTVAARPGARPSGRPGRRHRPPAQDEGLFDLPSPTSAAAPPPATTPAPVEPASALVDALLASPVYADRRDARAPIPDERVAALLATLVVGNGRATLDTLATRAGIPAHRIHGTFTALRRLLQVEGYPVLSLDPDGRTAKLDIPLLVEQFGLEPS from the coding sequence GTGAGCATCACCCGGGTGGCCGTGCGTCCGGCGGCCGTGCGTCGCAAGGTCGAGGCGTGGCTCGCCGAGCGGGACGACGCCAACGCGATCGTGCTGCTCGCCCGTCCGGAATGGACGGACGAACCTGTCCTCACCATCGACGACACGCAGGTACGGGTCGTGCCGTGTCCCACACCCATCGCGGCGCGGGCCGCACTGGCCGACCGGGCGGCACACGAGAAGCTCGTCCTGCTGACCGACCTCACCGACACCGAACTGGGCGACGGGCTGCTCGCCCACGTCAGCCTCCAGACCGGGCGCAGCGTCGACCCCTGGGATCTGGTCGGGCAGGCGTTCGGCGGCCAGGTGCAGCCCGACTCGACCCTGGTGCGTACCGGTCGATGGGTGGCCGACGCGCTCACCGAACTGGCCCCCACCGCCGGCTGGCCGCCGCCCGCCGGCACCATCCTCACCCGCGACCACGCACTGCGGCACCTCGCCGGCGCGGTCCTCGGCCTCGATCCCGACGAGCTGGACGGTGCCGGGCTGCTCCACTGGAGCACGGACGCACCCACCCAGCTGCGATTCGGCGAACTGCCCGCCGACTGGGCCGAGGGCATCGCCGACTTCCTGGTCGAGGTGGCCGGGCCGGTCGCCGTCCCGGTGCTGGCCGCCGTGCGGGCCGGACACGGCACCGACGCGATCCCGCTCGGCCTGCTGGCCGGTGTGCTCTGGCCACGCAGCTCGGCACAGACGCCGGACGTGGAGATCGCGGTGGCCCGGACCCGGCTGGAGCCGCGCTTCGGCGGCACCCGACTCACCGACTGCCAGGCCAACCTGTTCCTCGAGGCCGCCGAGGCGTGGATCTACCGGGCACTCGACGGCGACGACGCGGTGCGGCACGACGCGCACCGCATGCTGCGCCGGGCCGAGGAGATCGCCGCCGAGATCGACGTGACCGAGCGGCTGGTCGCCTCCACCCTGCTGCCGGTCGGGTTCACCCAACGGATGCGGGCCTTCGGCGCCGCGGTCCGGCTGGCCCTGCCCGGGTCCGCCGCCGGCACACCCCCGCCCGACCTGATCGGGAATGCACAGGACCGGCTCGCCGAGGTCGAAGCCCACCGGTCCGCCGACCGCTCCCGGGTGGAGACCGCCCGGATGGCCGTGCGGCTCCTGCGTTGGCTGGCGATCGGCGACGGGCGGGGACCGGCCACCATGCTCGCCGCCGTGCACCGGCAGGTGCGCGACGACGGCTGGGTGGACCGGGCCCGACTGGACGTGTTCGCCGGAGACGTCGACCAGCAGGTCGCCCAGGCGTACCGCGCGCTGCACGCGGCCGTCGACACGCGGCGCGCCGAGCACGACCGGGAGTTCGCCGAGCTGTTGCAGGACATGACGGGGGCCGAGCGGGAGCCCGGGACGCTGTTCCGGGTGGAGGACGTCCTGGACCGGGTGGTCCGGCCGATCCTCGACAACGGCCGCCGGATCCTGCTGCTGCTCCTCGACGGCATGAGCGCGGCAGCGGGCATCGAGATCGCCGACTCACTGGGGCGCAGCGGCGCCTGGACCGAGCTGACCCCCGGCGGAGGGCCCCGAACCGGGGTGCTCGCCGCCCTGCCCACCATCACCGTCGTCAACCGGTGCAGCCTGTTCAGCGGACGCATCGCCGTCGGTGACCGCGCCGCCGAACTGAGAGCCTTCACCGGCCAGTTCCCGGGCAGCGTCCTGCTGCACAAAGCCGACCTGCGCACGCCTGCCGGCCTGGCGGTCGACCCCGAGGTCGCCGGCGCGATCGACGACCCGGCCGTGCCGATGGTGGCGGCCGTCATCAACACCATCGACGACGCACTCGACCGCAGCGACCCGGGCACCATCGAGTGGAGCACCGACACCGTCAACGGCCTGCGCGACCTGCTGGCGGTCGCCCAGGACCGGGTGGTGGTGCTGGTCTCCGACCACGGTCACGTGGTCGACCGTGGCTCGGAGGCGGTGCTGCTGTCGTCAGACTCCGGCGAGAACCGCTGGCGACCGGCGACCACCGCCCCTCGCGACGGGGAACTGCTCTACGCCGGCACCCGGGTGGCGCTCGGCAACGGTCGGGTGATCCTGCCGTGGCGGGAGGAACTGCGGTACGGCCCCCGCAAGGCCGGCTACCACGGTGGTGCCACACCCGCCGAGGTCGTCATCCCCCTCCTCGTCTTCGCCGCCCAGGACGAACACGCCGTGCCGGGCTGGGCCGGCGCTCCCGTCCCCAGCCCCGAATGGTGGCGGGAACCGATCCGGCAGACGACCTCGGGCGGCTCCACCACCGTCGCCGCCCGACCCGGGGCCAGACCCAGCGGCCGGCCGGGCCGCCGGCACCGGCCACCGGCACAGGACGAGGGCCTGTTCGACCTGCCGTCGCCCACGTCCGCCGCTGCGCCACCGCCGGCCACCACACCCGCCCCGGTAGAGCCCGCCTCGGCGCTCGTCGACGCCCTGCTGGCCAGCCCCGTGTACGCGGACCGCCGTGACGCCCGAGCACCGATCCCCGACGAGCGGGTGGCCGCCCTGCTCGCCACCCTGGTCGTCGGCAACGGCCGAGCCACCCTGGACACCCTCGCCACCCGGGCCGGCATCCCGGCCCACCGGATCCACGGCACCTTCACCGCCCTGCGCCGACTGCTCCAGGTCGAGGGGTACCCGGTGCTCAGCCTCGACCCCGACGGCCGGACGGCGAAGCTGGACATTCCGCTGCTGGTCGAGCAGTTCGGGCTGGAACCATCATGA
- the brxD gene encoding BREX system ATP-binding protein BrxD, whose amino-acid sequence MTVEVSARRRRDIIDALRRGAVPANGLDALAVGLDRFTTALDEDLDRVSGGGSVFKAVRGEYGAGKTFFTRWLGERAKRRGFAVAEVQISELETPLHRMETVYRRLVEQLATEQFAPSAMRPVLDGWIFALEEDVLAGGRVAETDAEGLDREVGELLERRLADISRRTPGFAAALRGYRTAVADGDQATAGGLAAWLGGQPHVAASARRAAGVKGDLDHFGALSFLQGLLAVLRDSGHPGLLVVLDEVETLQRVRSDARDKALNALRQLVDDIYAGRFPGLFLLITGTPAFFDGQQGVQRLAPLAQRLATDFGAEPRWDNPRATQLRLPGFSEDALVQLGVRVREIYDSGRVCDVVDDDYLGELARAVAGRLGGQVGVAPRVYLKKLVADVFDRVDQFDDWDPRRHYELTLRPDELTEVERNAASADDITLPM is encoded by the coding sequence ATGACGGTCGAGGTGAGCGCCCGCCGGAGACGGGACATCATCGACGCCCTGCGGCGGGGAGCCGTGCCCGCCAACGGCCTGGACGCCCTCGCCGTCGGCCTCGACCGCTTCACCACCGCCCTCGACGAGGACCTCGACCGGGTCTCCGGGGGCGGCAGCGTCTTCAAGGCCGTGCGCGGCGAGTACGGCGCCGGCAAGACCTTCTTCACCCGCTGGCTGGGGGAGCGGGCCAAACGACGCGGGTTCGCCGTCGCCGAGGTGCAGATCTCCGAACTGGAAACCCCACTGCACCGGATGGAGACCGTCTACCGGCGACTCGTCGAACAGTTGGCGACCGAACAGTTCGCCCCGAGCGCGATGCGGCCCGTGCTGGACGGCTGGATCTTCGCGCTGGAGGAGGACGTCCTGGCCGGTGGCCGGGTCGCCGAGACCGACGCGGAGGGCCTCGACCGGGAGGTCGGCGAACTGCTCGAACGCCGCCTGGCAGACATCTCCCGGCGTACCCCCGGCTTCGCGGCGGCCCTGCGTGGCTACCGCACCGCCGTCGCCGACGGCGACCAGGCCACCGCGGGCGGGCTCGCCGCGTGGCTCGGCGGGCAACCCCACGTCGCCGCCTCCGCCCGGCGGGCGGCCGGGGTCAAGGGCGACCTCGACCACTTCGGTGCGCTGAGCTTCCTGCAGGGCCTGCTCGCGGTGCTGCGGGACAGCGGGCACCCCGGCCTGCTCGTGGTGCTCGACGAGGTGGAGACCCTGCAACGGGTCCGCTCGGACGCCCGCGACAAGGCGCTCAACGCGCTGCGGCAACTCGTCGACGACATCTACGCCGGCCGGTTCCCCGGCCTCTTCCTCCTGATCACCGGAACCCCGGCATTCTTCGACGGCCAGCAGGGTGTGCAGCGACTCGCCCCGCTGGCGCAGCGGCTCGCCACCGACTTCGGGGCGGAGCCCCGCTGGGACAACCCCCGCGCCACCCAACTGCGACTGCCCGGATTCAGCGAGGACGCGCTGGTGCAGCTCGGCGTACGGGTGCGGGAGATCTACGACAGCGGCCGGGTCTGCGACGTCGTCGACGACGACTACCTCGGCGAACTGGCTCGCGCCGTGGCGGGTCGCCTCGGCGGCCAGGTCGGCGTGGCACCCCGGGTCTACCTCAAGAAGCTCGTCGCCGACGTGTTCGACCGCGTCGACCAGTTCGACGACTGGGACCCACGTCGCCACTACGAGCTGACGCTGCGTCCCGACGAACTGACCGAGGTGGAACGCAACGCCGCCTCGGCCGACGACATCACCCTGCCGATGTGA